Genomic window (Streptomyces sp. RerS4):
GTCCGGGCGCGCGTCGGGGACGAGACGGTGGAGCTACGGATCCGCGTGTCCGCGACGGCGGCCGGCGCGGCGGGTACGGCCGCCACGGCCGCCACGTCCGCCTTCGCCGCGCCGACCCCCGCGCCACCCACCACACCGCGGCCCGGCAAGGCCGGCCGGATCGGATGCCTGGTGGCCCTGGCCCTGGTCGCGGTCGTGATCGCCGGCGCAGTGATCACCAGCGGCGACGACGACACGTCCGACAACGCGGGCTCGTCCTCGACGGCCACCCCGTCACCCACCGAATCGTCCTCCCCGCCCTACAGCACCGCCCCGCAGCCCACGGTGACCACGGCGCCCACGCCCAGGCCCACGCCGACCCGCGCCCCCACGTCCGAGCCCAGCTACACCTTCCCCCCTCCCGTCTTCCCCTCCCTCTCCGAGCCCAGCCCGTACGACCGGGGCACCTGCCTCAACGGGACCCTGCCGGACTCCACGACGCCCACGCGCGTCAACGACGTGGATGAGGTGCCCTGTTCGGCGTCCGACGCGCACTACAAGGTCATCGAGACTTTCCCCGGCACCTCGGACATGGACCGGTGCGAGAGCAACTCGAAGACGGAGTACTCGTTCTCCGCCCGCTACACACGCGGCGGCGTCGTCACCAACGAGTACGTGTACTGCCTGGTCGGCCTCGGCTCATACGCCCGTTGAACTGACGTTTCGGCACGAATGTGCTGGACAGCGCGTCGCACGGCGGTCGATCATGCGGGCCATGACCTCTCTCGTACGGCACGTCACGTTCGACTGCTCCGACGCGTACTCCCTCGCCCGCTTCTGGGCGAACGCCCTCGGCGGCACCCTCGCCGACGACGACGCCCCCGGGGACCCGATGGCGACCGTGACGTCGGCCGGCGCCGCCCTGCTGTTCATCCAGGTGCCAGAGGGCAAGACCGTGAAGAACCGCGTCCACCTGGACCTCCAGCCGCAGGACCGCAGCCGCGACGACGAGGTGGAACACCTCCACGCCCTCGGCGCCAAGATCATCGGCGACTACCGCGAGCCGGACGGCACGGGCTGGGTGACGATGACGGACCCGGAGGGCAACGAGTTCTGCGTGGAACGCAGCGCACCGGAACGCGCGAAGACGCAGTAACCCCCAGGCCCGCCGGGGCCCTACACCGCCGGGGCCGACTTCCACTCCTGGGCGAGGAGCCCGAGTACGACGTCGTCCAGGAACTCGCCCATCACCCAGGCCGAGGACCGCAGCACGCCCTCGCGGACGAAGCCGTTGCGCTCGGCGGAGCGCAGCATGGCGGCGTTGTCCGCCAGCGTCTCGATCTGGAGCCGCTGCAGGCCGCGCACGATGAACCCGTAGTGGCACAGCACCGCGACCACGTCGGTGCCGTATCCCTTGCCGCGCGTGGCCGGCAGCAGCCCCAACCCGAGGTGCGCGGACCGGTGGTGGGTGTCGATGCCCCACAGCGTCGCGGCACCGACGAGGCTGCCGCCCTCCAGCTCCACCACGGAGAACGGGACGTGCCCCTGCTCGGTGTCGTCCACGACGAGCCGCGGGTCCCGCGAGCCGGGCGTGATCGGTCGCCACGGCCGACTGTCGGCCCGCGCGGAGCCGACCACGTCGTCGTAGAGCTCGGTCCGCAGGATCGGAATGTCCTCATCGTGCCGAGCCCTCAGCCCGACCTTGCTACCCCTCAGCATGCGATCTTCCTATCCGACCGGGCCGGCCGACGGCAATGCAATATGAGGCCGCGCCTGTTGCAAACCCCGGAGTACACGCGGGCACTGTTCAGGGCATGGCGGCCTGTCTACGTGCCGGACGAGCTTGAGCGGATGCTGGAGGCCCGAACG
Coding sequences:
- a CDS encoding VOC family protein — protein: MTSLVRHVTFDCSDAYSLARFWANALGGTLADDDAPGDPMATVTSAGAALLFIQVPEGKTVKNRVHLDLQPQDRSRDDEVEHLHALGAKIIGDYREPDGTGWVTMTDPEGNEFCVERSAPERAKTQ
- a CDS encoding GNAT family protein; the protein is MLRGSKVGLRARHDEDIPILRTELYDDVVGSARADSRPWRPITPGSRDPRLVVDDTEQGHVPFSVVELEGGSLVGAATLWGIDTHHRSAHLGLGLLPATRGKGYGTDVVAVLCHYGFIVRGLQRLQIETLADNAAMLRSAERNGFVREGVLRSSAWVMGEFLDDVVLGLLAQEWKSAPAV